In Betaproteobacteria bacterium, one genomic interval encodes:
- a CDS encoding FAD-dependent oxidoreductase: protein MPDLERRSFLKLVPAAIAVGASSRPLWAGSQPDVIVLGAGLAGLNAALLLEKFGLRVQVLEASRRIGGRLHTLDDVPGRPEAGGSQISAAYARTVDTARELGVPLETSARSPLLKEEGLVYFINGRRWSRGDWAHAPENPLPEALREISPDRALGRLIGASPLKSIAAWRDPAFARYDIPVLAELRAKGLSDAALRLLDVNNGYGDTLGDTSLLNLFYVQTNMLEVVKIKGPVQNVVGGNQRLPEAMAKTLKGEVQLGRQATEVDVGSTGVTVRCADRSRHRARFVICALPLPAMRHIRFVPGLPNRLDEAVKKLAYGRITQIHLEVLKPFWESEGLLPYLWSDGPLERVFPQDEKGTGQAESLTVWINGAGTARWDAMNDTDAARLVADELAKVYPSSLGAVRMVRRIAWQQSPLAGGSWANWHPGQITRYASALGVPHGCLHFAGEHTGHTLRGMEAAMESGERAATEILAKL, encoded by the coding sequence ATGCCGGATTTAGAACGTAGAAGTTTCCTTAAACTTGTGCCCGCCGCGATTGCCGTCGGCGCTTCGTCACGACCGTTGTGGGCTGGCTCACAGCCTGATGTCATCGTACTGGGCGCCGGCCTCGCGGGGTTGAATGCTGCGCTGTTACTTGAAAAATTTGGTCTGCGCGTTCAGGTGCTAGAAGCGAGCCGGCGTATCGGCGGGCGCCTGCACACACTCGACGACGTGCCCGGACGACCCGAGGCGGGGGGTAGCCAAATTAGCGCCGCCTATGCGCGCACAGTCGATACCGCCAGGGAGTTGGGTGTGCCGCTCGAGACTAGCGCACGCTCCCCGCTGCTCAAGGAGGAGGGTCTGGTGTATTTCATCAATGGTCGACGCTGGTCGCGCGGAGACTGGGCACACGCGCCGGAAAATCCCCTCCCCGAGGCCTTGCGCGAAATCTCGCCCGACCGTGCGCTTGGTCGCTTGATCGGCGCCAGTCCTCTGAAATCGATCGCTGCGTGGCGCGATCCGGCCTTTGCGCGTTACGACATACCGGTACTCGCAGAACTGCGCGCGAAGGGATTGAGCGACGCCGCATTGCGGTTGCTGGATGTAAACAATGGCTATGGTGACACGCTGGGCGATACCTCTCTGCTAAATCTTTTCTACGTTCAAACCAATATGCTTGAGGTTGTGAAAATCAAGGGGCCTGTACAAAATGTCGTTGGCGGTAACCAGCGTCTGCCAGAAGCGATGGCCAAGACGCTCAAAGGGGAGGTACAACTTGGGCGGCAGGCGACCGAAGTGGATGTTGGGTCGACTGGCGTTACCGTGCGTTGCGCAGACCGCTCGCGCCATCGAGCACGGTTTGTGATTTGCGCATTGCCACTGCCGGCGATGCGTCATATTCGTTTCGTTCCCGGTTTGCCCAATCGTCTTGACGAGGCGGTTAAGAAGTTGGCCTACGGACGAATAACGCAGATCCATCTCGAGGTACTCAAGCCCTTTTGGGAGTCCGAGGGCCTGCTGCCTTACTTATGGTCCGATGGGCCGCTCGAGCGCGTGTTTCCGCAGGACGAAAAAGGCACAGGCCAAGCCGAAAGTCTTACCGTGTGGATTAACGGCGCAGGTACAGCGCGTTGGGACGCGATGAATGATACCGACGCAGCTCGTCTCGTGGCCGATGAGCTGGCCAAGGTCTATCCCTCGTCACTCGGCGCCGTGCGCATGGTTCGACGCATCGCTTGGCAGCAATCGCCTCTGGCCGGCGGATCGTGGGCAAATTGGCACCCGGGACAGATCACGCGATACGCATCGGCTTTGGGTGTTCCGCATGGGTGCCTGCATTTCGCGGGCGAGCACACGGGTCACACTCTGCGCGGTATGGAGGCGGCGATGGAATCGGGCGAGCGCGCCGCCACAGAGATTCTGGCAAAGCTATGA
- a CDS encoding c-type cytochrome — MRPIEMLKICKIILVLLAFGTASLPLFAVDGKTLQRGRIAFLRCAPCHGIKPGEPQKVGPNLSQTIGTAAAGVPGFTYTEALRKANLTWDDTTYKRFIANPSALVPGTSMAYANSLSDAEIAALLTFIKSETAAQ, encoded by the coding sequence ATGAGACCCATTGAAATGTTGAAAATATGCAAAATCATTCTAGTTTTGCTGGCGTTTGGCACGGCTTCATTGCCGCTTTTCGCCGTCGACGGCAAAACGCTACAGCGCGGACGCATCGCCTTCCTACGCTGCGCACCCTGCCATGGGATCAAGCCAGGAGAGCCGCAAAAGGTGGGGCCCAACTTGAGTCAGACTATCGGGACGGCGGCAGCAGGTGTCCCGGGCTTCACTTACACCGAGGCGCTGCGCAAGGCAAATTTGACTTGGGACGACACCACCTATAAGCGCTTTATAGCGAACCCCAGCGCGCTCGTGCCGGGCACGTCAATGGCTTATGCAAACTCGCTTAGCGATGCCGAGATTGCTGCTCTACTGACGTTTATCAAATCTGAAACAGCTGCCCAATGA
- a CDS encoding VOC family protein, which produces MTIGSTFEIGGFTEAVLIVRSAAPHLACWVGTGGWELRHHDAVDLRLLRGWGIPMASGEEWLLGRPGYSTGLVRLMRLDNVGAQSDMRPDDQCWDSGGIFDLDLRVANIDQQSSALRAQQWHGASPPVRWDFGGLTVKEWLVRGPDNVRLALIERIDPPLVGMGHFSGLGPVFNSSQIVRDLGAALAFYGDILGFKKSVSYQSDAFAPGASVFGIPPGVASRVGLSLHILHPQGKIDGSVEIVTVPGTDGLDWSQSCAPPNFGMAALRFPVKDIVSLGRHLMRCGCVLAMPITTTELAPHGEVGLLAVRSPDGAWLEFYESTV; this is translated from the coding sequence ATGACCATTGGTAGCACTTTCGAGATTGGCGGCTTCACCGAGGCCGTGCTGATCGTACGTTCGGCCGCACCCCATCTGGCCTGCTGGGTCGGTACGGGCGGCTGGGAACTTCGGCACCACGATGCAGTGGACTTACGTCTTCTGCGCGGCTGGGGCATACCGATGGCCTCCGGCGAGGAGTGGCTGCTTGGGCGCCCTGGATACAGCACAGGACTCGTGCGTCTGATGCGACTTGACAATGTTGGAGCCCAGAGTGACATGCGGCCAGACGATCAATGCTGGGACAGTGGCGGCATCTTTGATCTCGATCTGCGTGTAGCCAATATTGACCAGCAGTCGAGCGCACTGCGCGCGCAGCAATGGCATGGAGCATCACCGCCGGTCCGTTGGGACTTCGGGGGGCTAACCGTCAAGGAATGGCTGGTGCGAGGGCCGGACAACGTGCGGCTGGCGTTGATCGAGCGTATCGATCCACCACTTGTGGGCATGGGACATTTTTCCGGGCTGGGCCCAGTATTTAATTCAAGCCAGATTGTGCGCGACTTGGGTGCCGCGCTGGCATTCTACGGCGATATACTTGGTTTCAAGAAATCGGTGTCGTATCAGTCCGACGCCTTCGCGCCTGGTGCCAGTGTTTTCGGTATCCCGCCAGGTGTTGCGTCACGTGTCGGGCTGAGCCTCCACATTCTGCATCCGCAGGGCAAAATCGATGGCTCGGTCGAAATCGTTACCGTGCCAGGCACCGATGGTTTGGATTGGTCTCAATCCTGTGCGCCACCCAATTTTGGTATGGCGGCGTTGCGCTTTCCCGTCAAGGACATTGTCTCGCTTGGCAGGCATTTGATGCGCTGCGGCTGCGTGCTCGCGATGCCCATAACGACAACCGAGCTGGCCCCGCACGGCGAAGTGGGGCTACTTGCGGTTCGATCTCCGGACGGCGCGTGGCTCGAGTTCTACGAGTCGACGGTGTAA